The Phycisphaeraceae bacterium genome includes a window with the following:
- a CDS encoding FAD-linked oxidase C-terminal domain-containing protein gives MIQPAATTHRTFDLPAIERDLQAVTRGEVMTDIVSRGIHATDASHYQIMPTCVVVPMDEADCVAAVQVAAKHGLPVTARGAGTSLSGQTHGVGMVLDVSKHMDRVLEVNAEERWARVQPGVVRDRLNAELKSAGLHFAPDPATGSRATVGGIIGNNSSGTRSILYGKAQENLIGCRVLLSDGTVLDLDACDWDRWSAKSQQDDREGAIYRRVGQIIESNKQEIAARFPKVMRKVGGYNLDAFLSDPATTPWNLSDLIVGSEGTLGVLLEAKIKLVENPKATALCVVHFDELLPALTGLPAMLEHGPSAVELLDHYVIDQAMVNPATKDLCHFMEGHPKAVQIVEFYGMDQEDASQKAERFAEDMKSKGIGFAQAVRRDPKEIAEAWDVRKLGLGLISNTPGPRKALDFVDDACIPVEHLPAYVERLLKVCEEHGTSAAVYAHASVGVLHIKPLIDLHHEEEQQKMRAIAWAAFKMCKEYGGSWSGEHGDGLVRGEFVRPFFGDQIYHAFEEVKSLFDPAWLMNPNKILDAPSMTEHLRYGKEYRLDVIRETESKTNYHYRDQGGFAHAVEQCNGVGACRKVGSGTMCPSYMATKDEEASTRGRANALRMAMSGQLGVDAMTGKRMKEVLELCLACKACKTECPNAVDMAKMKSDVLQMMHDQGGLPVGYRLMGDSPTAARLVCGPLAPVVNFVQGLSPFKWVLEKVAGIDSRRPLPKFASWSLQGWFRKRSRPASGTEKTEVVLFDDTYASYFEPSVGKAAVELLEACGYRVTLARAGCCQRPRLSKGMVRAAKRDGEKTLRNLDGYAKRGLPILCLEPSCASSLSDDLPDLIDDVELGQRVAPQVMMIDAFLAQEAEAGRLPARLKSRFDKLLIHGHCHQKALQSTAGMKSLLEQAGGVSFHEVDSGCCGMAGSFGYEQYKVSKDVYDQRLGPAVEQSKTAGETVVACGFSCRHQVSDFGGVKAKHWVEVMAAEPSS, from the coding sequence ATGATTCAGCCTGCTGCGACGACCCACCGGACTTTCGATCTTCCAGCGATCGAGCGCGACTTACAGGCCGTAACTCGTGGGGAGGTGATGACGGACATCGTGAGCCGGGGGATCCACGCGACGGACGCATCGCACTATCAGATCATGCCAACGTGTGTGGTGGTACCAATGGATGAGGCGGACTGCGTGGCGGCGGTGCAGGTGGCGGCGAAGCACGGGCTGCCAGTGACGGCGCGGGGCGCGGGGACGTCGCTGTCTGGCCAGACGCATGGCGTGGGCATGGTGCTGGATGTGTCCAAGCACATGGACCGTGTGCTGGAGGTGAACGCGGAGGAGCGGTGGGCGCGGGTGCAGCCGGGTGTGGTCAGAGATCGGCTTAATGCGGAGTTGAAGTCGGCCGGGCTTCATTTTGCTCCGGACCCCGCGACGGGCTCGCGGGCGACGGTGGGTGGGATCATTGGGAACAACTCGTCGGGGACACGGTCAATTCTTTATGGCAAGGCGCAAGAGAACCTGATCGGATGCCGGGTGCTGCTGTCGGACGGGACCGTACTGGACCTGGACGCCTGTGATTGGGATCGGTGGTCGGCCAAGAGCCAGCAGGACGATCGCGAAGGGGCGATCTACAGGCGAGTTGGACAGATTATTGAGTCGAATAAGCAGGAGATTGCGGCGCGGTTCCCGAAGGTGATGCGCAAGGTTGGGGGCTACAACCTCGATGCGTTTCTGAGTGACCCGGCGACGACGCCTTGGAATCTGAGTGATCTGATCGTTGGTTCCGAGGGAACGCTCGGCGTCCTTCTTGAAGCGAAGATCAAGCTCGTCGAGAACCCCAAGGCGACGGCGTTGTGCGTCGTTCACTTTGATGAGCTGCTCCCGGCGCTCACCGGCTTGCCGGCGATGTTGGAGCACGGGCCGTCAGCAGTGGAGTTGCTGGATCACTATGTCATCGACCAAGCGATGGTCAACCCGGCGACTAAGGACCTGTGTCACTTTATGGAGGGGCATCCCAAGGCGGTTCAGATCGTCGAGTTTTATGGGATGGATCAGGAAGACGCGTCGCAGAAGGCAGAGCGGTTCGCCGAGGACATGAAGTCCAAAGGCATTGGATTCGCGCAGGCGGTGCGTCGTGATCCTAAGGAGATCGCCGAGGCGTGGGACGTTCGGAAACTGGGGCTGGGGCTGATCTCGAACACGCCAGGGCCCAGGAAGGCATTGGACTTTGTGGATGATGCCTGCATCCCCGTCGAGCATCTTCCGGCATATGTCGAGCGGCTGCTGAAAGTCTGTGAGGAGCACGGGACCAGTGCTGCGGTCTACGCGCACGCCTCGGTCGGTGTGCTGCATATCAAGCCTCTGATTGATCTGCATCACGAGGAAGAGCAGCAGAAGATGCGGGCGATTGCTTGGGCGGCGTTTAAGATGTGCAAGGAATATGGCGGGTCGTGGTCTGGCGAACACGGCGACGGATTGGTACGTGGTGAGTTCGTGAGGCCGTTCTTCGGAGACCAGATTTATCACGCTTTCGAGGAAGTCAAGAGCCTGTTCGACCCGGCGTGGTTGATGAATCCGAACAAGATTCTCGATGCCCCGTCGATGACCGAGCACCTGCGGTACGGCAAGGAGTATCGGCTCGATGTCATCCGAGAGACCGAGTCAAAGACGAACTACCACTACCGGGACCAAGGCGGTTTTGCGCACGCTGTCGAGCAGTGCAACGGCGTCGGAGCGTGCCGCAAAGTGGGCTCTGGGACGATGTGCCCTTCCTATATGGCGACCAAGGACGAGGAAGCATCGACGCGCGGTCGAGCCAATGCGCTGCGGATGGCGATGTCGGGCCAGCTAGGTGTGGACGCGATGACCGGCAAGCGGATGAAAGAAGTCCTGGAGCTTTGCCTGGCGTGCAAAGCGTGCAAGACCGAGTGCCCCAACGCTGTGGACATGGCGAAAATGAAATCGGACGTGCTGCAGATGATGCACGACCAGGGCGGCCTACCGGTGGGCTATCGGTTAATGGGAGATTCGCCGACGGCTGCGCGGCTGGTTTGCGGACCGCTGGCGCCGGTCGTCAACTTCGTGCAGGGTCTCTCGCCGTTCAAGTGGGTGCTTGAGAAGGTGGCGGGGATCGATTCACGACGACCACTGCCAAAGTTTGCCTCGTGGTCCCTGCAGGGCTGGTTCCGCAAGCGTTCGCGCCCGGCCAGCGGGACCGAGAAGACCGAGGTTGTTCTGTTCGACGACACCTATGCGAGCTACTTCGAGCCGAGCGTCGGCAAGGCGGCGGTGGAGTTACTCGAAGCGTGTGGGTACCGAGTGACGCTGGCGAGAGCCGGGTGTTGTCAGCGACCACGTCTGTCGAAGGGGATGGTTCGGGCGGCGAAGCGTGATGGAGAGAAGACGCTGCGGAATCTCGACGGCTATGCCAAGCGGGGCCTGCCGATTCTGTGCCTGGAGCCGAGCTGCGCTTCGTCCCTGTCTGATGACCTGCCCGATCTGATCGATGATGTCGAGCTTGGGCAGCGGGTGGCCCCGCAGGTGATGATGATTGATGCCTTCCTCGCTCAGGAGGCGGAGGCGGGAAGGCTGCCCGCCAGGCTCAAGTCGAGGTTCGACAAGCTTCTGATTCACGGCCACTGCCACCAGAAGGCACTCCAGAGCACCGCGGGCATGAAATCGCTACTGGAGCAAGCGGGCGGGGTGTCGTTCCACGAGGTCGATTCAGGCTGTTGCGGGATGGCGGGATCGTTTGGGTATGAGCAATACAAAGTGTCCAAAGATGTCTACGACCAGCGGCTTGGTCCGGCGGTCGAGCAAAGCAAGACTGCGGGTGAGACCGTGGTGGCCTGCGGGTTCTCCTGCCGGCATCAGGTCTCTGACTTTGGTGGCGTCAAAGCGAAGCACTGGGTTGAAGTCATGGCCGCAGAACCGTCGTCCTGA
- a CDS encoding (deoxy)nucleoside triphosphate pyrophosphohydrolase, with amino-acid sequence MKQVPHLSVTAQPIDVGLGVIRRSDAGHPDRVLVTLRRGDTVLPGLWEIPGGKREGDESIEACVARELYEEVGLKVAVGQGLGVWEHHYPHAHVRLQAFWCSIIEGQARPIEVEQVAWVDAEQLLERDYPEASLALIQRIAEALRI; translated from the coding sequence ATGAAGCAGGTTCCGCATCTCTCGGTCACCGCCCAGCCCATTGACGTCGGTCTGGGTGTCATCAGACGTTCCGATGCTGGTCATCCTGATCGCGTTCTGGTCACGCTCCGCCGCGGCGACACGGTTCTGCCAGGGCTCTGGGAAATCCCTGGCGGCAAGCGTGAAGGTGACGAGTCGATCGAGGCGTGTGTGGCCCGAGAGTTGTATGAAGAAGTCGGACTGAAGGTCGCGGTCGGTCAGGGATTAGGCGTTTGGGAGCATCACTACCCGCACGCACATGTTCGGCTCCAAGCGTTCTGGTGTTCCATCATCGAGGGACAGGCTCGCCCTATCGAGGTTGAGCAGGTCGCCTGGGTCGATGCCGAGCAACTTCTGGAGCGCGATTACCCAGAGGCCAGCCTTGCGCTGATCCAACGCATCGCCGAGGCCCTCCGCATCTAA
- a CDS encoding lipid A deacylase LpxR family protein, whose translation MSTETRSFADNNPAESAAEGAQAASARRAEITLFFENDSTPLKLIDRTDRQYTSGLGLLVAHQPAWAESFSKTLPSFDGLDRPAATAAGYMLQQQIYTPDDLRLPTAANGDRRYAGYVAASVFVQRADVRTLDHLQIDLGVIGEASGAEITQQNWHDAVGIQEPQAWDTQLDDEPTFQMMARKKWRWALYERGDALRHELIPRVELVLGTVRRHVAADVLWRASFMALPNDFGPSQLNDPAAPLAGLPSLVEVSPLDLEKSWWAYGYVRAGGMLVEHDTFIEGSDFQTSTGLDVMPVVGRVEIGLEAVKRLGSGKLRFGFYQRFLTDEFEGQTRPHSYGGLVLSWSWAL comes from the coding sequence GTGAGCACCGAAACCCGGTCTTTCGCGGACAATAATCCTGCGGAATCTGCGGCTGAGGGCGCTCAAGCGGCCTCGGCGCGGCGTGCCGAGATCACTTTGTTTTTCGAGAATGACTCGACACCCCTCAAACTGATCGACCGGACCGATCGCCAGTACACCAGCGGGCTGGGCCTGCTGGTGGCTCACCAACCGGCTTGGGCGGAGAGTTTCTCGAAAACGCTGCCATCGTTTGATGGGCTCGACCGCCCCGCCGCGACCGCTGCGGGCTATATGCTCCAGCAGCAGATCTACACGCCGGATGATCTGCGTCTCCCAACGGCGGCCAATGGGGATCGGCGCTACGCGGGCTACGTGGCCGCGAGTGTCTTCGTCCAGCGGGCGGATGTGCGCACACTTGATCATCTCCAGATCGATTTAGGGGTCATCGGAGAGGCTTCCGGTGCCGAGATCACGCAACAAAACTGGCATGACGCCGTGGGAATTCAGGAGCCCCAAGCATGGGATACCCAGCTCGATGACGAGCCGACGTTCCAGATGATGGCGAGGAAGAAGTGGCGATGGGCTTTGTACGAGCGTGGGGACGCCTTGAGGCATGAGTTGATCCCCCGCGTCGAACTCGTCCTCGGAACGGTCAGGCGGCATGTCGCTGCCGATGTTCTCTGGCGGGCCTCGTTCATGGCCTTACCGAACGACTTTGGGCCGAGCCAACTCAATGACCCTGCCGCTCCCCTAGCTGGGTTGCCGTCACTTGTCGAGGTGTCACCGTTGGACCTGGAAAAGTCGTGGTGGGCTTATGGGTATGTGCGGGCTGGCGGGATGCTCGTCGAGCACGACACGTTTATTGAGGGCAGCGACTTCCAGACATCGACCGGGCTGGATGTAATGCCAGTGGTCGGTCGTGTTGAGATCGGGCTTGAAGCGGTCAAACGACTGGGAAGCGGGAAGTTACGCTTCGGCTTCTACCAGCGGTTTCTGACCGATGAGTTTGAGGGGCAGACACGCCCGCACAGTTATGGGGGGCTGGTGCTCAGTTGGTCGTGGGCACTCTGA
- a CDS encoding GGDEF domain-containing protein: MTLNTSHDPLKLVDRIVGSSRVPTLPAAAIRLLKLCRSANTNAADLGEVIRVDPALTARLLEVVNSARYGLRQQVTSVDHAVAMLGIKAVRSLALGFSLLPMLRESADTMPALECVWRRSVIAAVAALEFAKATEDQQAVDDIFVPSLLQDLGVLAILAELRDPYNDLLRSTKSHVDLATAECKLYGADHARVGAALARSWGFPPEIVDAIRWHAEPEKRHASHLAKLSALGGLAADALALDQEQTPDHAIAGKLLESATGLSVREDLVISVLDHTRETANSLLRSFQFDTTRMADPMELLQQANRLLQEIALDQHQRLTKLDDANASLRKQADVDGLTGLLNRRALDRELLRLYERAIALSRPLSIVLFDLDRFKAINDRHGHNAGDHVLRVATERFSGQLRQGACLGRFGGEEFLLVLPDTEQESALQIAERLRVCLVKEPFQLPEGDSIKVTVSGGVAVLKTGASKPSSPEQFISRADAALYEAKEAGRDRIVTAPDQPLRHSA; encoded by the coding sequence ATGACCCTCAACACCTCTCACGACCCCTTGAAGCTGGTTGATCGCATCGTCGGGTCTTCTCGGGTCCCGACGCTACCCGCAGCGGCGATACGTCTGCTCAAGCTCTGTCGGAGCGCCAATACCAACGCCGCTGACCTCGGTGAGGTCATCCGTGTCGACCCGGCTCTGACAGCACGCTTGCTGGAGGTCGTCAACAGCGCTCGCTACGGGCTCCGTCAGCAGGTCACCAGTGTCGATCACGCCGTCGCCATGCTCGGGATCAAGGCAGTACGTTCACTCGCTCTCGGTTTCTCGCTCTTACCCATGCTTCGTGAGTCCGCTGACACGATGCCCGCCCTGGAGTGCGTCTGGCGACGGAGCGTGATCGCCGCCGTTGCGGCCCTGGAGTTCGCCAAAGCCACCGAAGATCAGCAGGCCGTCGATGACATCTTCGTGCCTTCGCTTCTCCAGGACCTTGGCGTCCTTGCGATCTTGGCCGAGCTGCGGGACCCCTACAACGACCTGCTTCGTTCTACCAAGAGTCACGTGGACCTGGCCACTGCGGAGTGCAAACTCTACGGAGCGGACCATGCCCGCGTCGGTGCTGCGCTGGCTCGATCCTGGGGATTCCCCCCTGAGATCGTTGACGCCATCCGCTGGCACGCCGAGCCGGAGAAGCGACACGCATCTCACCTCGCCAAACTTTCGGCGCTTGGCGGTCTTGCTGCCGACGCCCTTGCACTCGATCAAGAACAAACTCCCGACCATGCCATAGCCGGAAAACTCCTCGAGTCCGCGACCGGACTCAGCGTTCGTGAAGATTTGGTCATCTCAGTACTTGATCACACGCGAGAAACCGCGAACTCGCTCCTGCGCAGCTTCCAGTTTGATACCACCCGCATGGCTGATCCTATGGAGTTGCTTCAGCAGGCCAACCGGCTCCTGCAGGAGATCGCCCTGGATCAGCATCAGCGGCTCACCAAGCTCGACGACGCCAACGCCAGCCTGCGCAAGCAAGCCGATGTGGATGGTCTCACCGGGCTGCTCAATCGCAGAGCACTCGATCGAGAACTGCTTCGTCTCTACGAACGCGCGATCGCCTTGTCTCGTCCGTTGTCGATCGTTCTCTTCGATCTCGATCGCTTCAAGGCCATCAACGACCGCCACGGCCACAACGCTGGCGACCATGTGCTGCGGGTGGCCACCGAACGCTTCAGCGGGCAGTTGCGGCAGGGGGCTTGCCTCGGCCGGTTTGGTGGCGAGGAGTTCCTGCTCGTCCTGCCCGACACGGAACAGGAGTCCGCCCTGCAGATCGCTGAGCGATTGCGGGTCTGTCTGGTCAAGGAGCCGTTCCAACTCCCGGAAGGCGACTCGATCAAGGTCACCGTCAGCGGGGGGGTCGCGGTGCTCAAAACCGGTGCTTCCAAGCCCTCCAGTCCCGAGCAGTTCATCTCCAGAGCCGACGCGGCGCTCTACGAGGCCAAGGAAGCCGGCCGCGACCGCATTGTGACGGCCCCCGATCAGCCGCTTCGCCACTCTGCCTGA
- a CDS encoding DUF839 domain-containing protein — protein sequence MVQMNRRSFLQGAAAVSLGFAGLDLLCRTSGVTLAAATGNTGYGPLMPDPAGVLSLPEGFSYRIISRLGEVMDDGLLVPGMHDGMAALPGPDGKTIVVRNHEMQPTQTNESPFGPDGRLMSKIDRSLLYDGETPCLGGTTTLVYDTKTGQLDKHFLSLAGTIRNCAGGPTPWGSWITCEESVTAKGNGFAENHGYNFDVPASVTPRLEKPVALKAMGRMNHEAIAVDPKTGIVYQTEDRGDGLIYRFIPNVAGKLAQGGKLQALALVDHASADTFNYTNRDGSHRGLHIPVREALSVRWVDIENVEAPKDDLRFQGYGKGAARFARGEGMWYGNDSIFFACTSGGSKRGGQVFRYVPSRFEGTPDEARFPGRLELYIEPDDRGVLDMADNLTIAPWGDVVICEDGADEQFVVGVTPEGQVYKLAKNTISSSEFAGACFSPDGSTMFVNIQKNGLTLAVTGPWGKRVS from the coding sequence ATGGTGCAGATGAATCGACGATCTTTTCTTCAGGGTGCGGCGGCGGTTTCGCTGGGCTTTGCGGGGCTTGATCTGTTGTGCCGAACCTCCGGCGTCACGCTCGCGGCGGCTACGGGGAACACGGGTTATGGCCCGCTGATGCCTGATCCCGCCGGGGTCTTGTCGCTGCCTGAGGGCTTTAGCTACCGGATCATTTCTCGGCTGGGCGAGGTCATGGACGATGGCCTGCTGGTTCCGGGGATGCACGATGGGATGGCCGCCCTGCCCGGGCCGGATGGCAAGACGATCGTCGTGCGCAACCACGAGATGCAGCCAACGCAAACCAACGAGAGTCCGTTCGGCCCTGACGGTCGGCTGATGAGCAAGATTGATCGGTCGCTGCTTTATGACGGCGAGACGCCCTGCCTAGGCGGGACGACGACTCTCGTCTACGACACCAAGACGGGGCAGCTCGACAAACACTTCCTGTCGCTGGCTGGGACGATTCGCAACTGCGCGGGCGGGCCGACGCCTTGGGGGAGTTGGATCACTTGCGAGGAATCGGTCACTGCCAAGGGCAACGGCTTTGCTGAGAATCACGGTTACAACTTCGACGTACCCGCTTCGGTGACGCCTCGGCTGGAGAAGCCTGTCGCACTCAAGGCGATGGGCCGGATGAATCACGAGGCGATCGCTGTCGATCCGAAGACCGGCATCGTCTACCAGACCGAGGATCGTGGCGATGGCCTGATCTATCGCTTCATCCCGAACGTCGCCGGGAAGCTCGCTCAAGGCGGCAAGCTGCAGGCGCTGGCGTTGGTGGACCATGCTTCGGCTGACACCTTCAACTACACCAACCGCGATGGCTCACATCGAGGCCTGCACATCCCTGTGCGAGAAGCCCTGTCGGTCCGGTGGGTGGATATCGAGAACGTCGAGGCTCCGAAGGACGACCTGCGATTCCAGGGCTATGGCAAGGGTGCGGCGCGCTTCGCGCGTGGTGAGGGAATGTGGTACGGCAACGACTCGATTTTCTTTGCCTGCACCAGCGGCGGGTCCAAGCGTGGCGGGCAAGTGTTCCGCTATGTGCCCAGCCGTTTCGAGGGCACGCCCGATGAAGCCCGATTCCCCGGACGACTGGAGTTGTATATCGAACCAGATGATCGCGGGGTGCTGGACATGGCCGACAACCTCACCATCGCACCGTGGGGCGATGTGGTGATCTGTGAAGACGGCGCGGACGAGCAGTTTGTCGTTGGCGTGACGCCAGAGGGGCAGGTCTATAAGCTGGCAAAGAATACGATCAGCAGCTCGGAGTTTGCCGGGGCATGCTTCTCGCCAGATGGATCGACGATGTTTGTGAACATCCAGAAGAATGGGCTGACGCTGGCGGTCACCGGACCTTGGGGCAAGCGAGTGAGTTGA
- the ispH gene encoding 4-hydroxy-3-methylbut-2-enyl diphosphate reductase yields the protein MKIMLANPRGFCAGVNMAIQTVEEALKLVGRPLYVYHEIVHNRHVVDRFVKQGVVFVDEIDEVPASSTVIFSAHGVSPEVRRRAKERGCTMIDATCPLVTKVHMEAVRYARQGYRILLVGHAGHDEVVGTVGEAPDAITIVESVEDVAKLELPDDVPLVYLTQTTLSMDDANQIIGALQKKYPQVKAPPSEDICYATTNRQHAVRHLAEDADLVLVVGSNNSSNSVRLTEISENSGTPAFLMDDVSELQDTWFEGVETVLVTAGASAPEDLVQEIVHRLQTTYGGTIEEFSVVEEEMHFNLPITLRVMQKQHA from the coding sequence ATGAAAATTATGCTCGCAAACCCCCGCGGCTTCTGCGCCGGGGTCAACATGGCTATCCAGACTGTCGAAGAGGCCCTGAAGCTCGTGGGGCGACCGCTGTACGTCTACCACGAGATCGTGCACAACCGGCATGTTGTCGATCGGTTTGTGAAGCAGGGTGTGGTCTTCGTGGACGAGATCGACGAGGTACCCGCGTCATCAACGGTCATCTTCAGTGCCCACGGGGTCAGCCCCGAGGTCCGAAGGCGAGCCAAGGAGCGGGGGTGCACGATGATCGATGCGACCTGCCCGCTGGTGACCAAAGTCCATATGGAGGCGGTTCGGTACGCCAGGCAGGGATACCGGATCCTGCTGGTGGGGCACGCCGGTCACGACGAGGTGGTCGGTACCGTTGGCGAGGCGCCCGATGCGATCACAATTGTCGAGTCAGTGGAGGATGTGGCCAAGCTGGAGCTGCCAGATGATGTCCCGCTGGTGTATCTCACGCAGACCACGCTGAGTATGGACGATGCCAATCAGATTATTGGGGCGCTGCAGAAGAAATACCCGCAGGTGAAAGCTCCGCCGAGCGAGGACATCTGCTACGCGACAACGAATCGTCAACACGCGGTTCGGCATCTGGCGGAGGACGCTGATCTGGTGCTGGTGGTGGGTTCCAACAACAGCTCAAACTCGGTGAGGCTGACGGAGATCAGCGAGAACTCCGGGACGCCCGCGTTTCTGATGGATGACGTGAGTGAGCTGCAAGACACATGGTTCGAGGGTGTGGAGACGGTGCTGGTAACCGCGGGCGCCTCTGCCCCCGAGGACTTGGTGCAGGAGATCGTTCATCGTCTGCAGACGACCTATGGCGGGACGATCGAGGAGTTCAGCGTGGTCGAGGAAGAGATGCACTTCAATCTGCCGATCACCTTGCGTGTGATGCAGAAGCAGCACGCTTAA
- a CDS encoding RNA polymerase sigma factor RpoD/SigA, with protein sequence MTTSKGLKSGLELYLSQIDESPLLTADEEKQLARKIINENCAKSREHMIRSNLRLVVAIAKRYMNRGLPLVDLIEEGNIGLMRAVEGFDPDQGARFSTYGCWWIKQAIKRALINAVQPIHIPAYMVELIAKWKRANREMEEQLGRQPTLNELAQHMELPPKKIRIIVKAVRASQRPTRGGSGEDNEAPTLSEMLADEKTLAPDMQVSLDDDLNAIRVLLEAIDDREARILRLRYGLDGNEPMTLKEIGAEIGLTRERVRQIEIEALRKLQRRLESDRPLAAVRARQAVEAERKRQSA encoded by the coding sequence ATGACCACCAGTAAAGGCCTCAAGTCCGGTCTTGAACTCTACCTGAGCCAGATCGACGAGTCACCCCTCCTCACCGCTGATGAGGAGAAGCAACTCGCCCGGAAAATCATCAACGAGAACTGCGCCAAATCCCGCGAGCACATGATCCGGTCCAACCTCCGCCTGGTCGTTGCCATAGCCAAGCGCTACATGAATCGTGGGCTCCCGCTGGTAGACCTCATCGAAGAGGGCAACATCGGTCTGATGCGTGCGGTCGAGGGGTTTGACCCCGATCAGGGGGCTCGGTTCTCGACCTACGGCTGCTGGTGGATCAAGCAGGCGATCAAGCGCGCCCTCATCAACGCTGTCCAGCCCATTCACATCCCGGCTTACATGGTCGAGTTGATCGCCAAGTGGAAGCGTGCCAACCGCGAGATGGAAGAGCAACTGGGCCGGCAGCCCACGCTCAATGAGCTCGCGCAGCACATGGAGCTGCCCCCCAAGAAGATCCGCATCATCGTCAAAGCGGTCCGCGCTTCCCAGCGACCCACCCGTGGCGGCTCCGGCGAAGACAACGAGGCCCCCACGCTCTCCGAGATGCTTGCCGACGAGAAAACTCTTGCTCCCGACATGCAGGTCTCGCTCGATGACGATCTCAATGCCATCCGCGTGCTCCTGGAGGCGATCGACGATCGGGAGGCGAGGATTCTGCGATTGCGCTACGGACTCGATGGCAACGAGCCTATGACCCTCAAGGAAATCGGTGCCGAGATCGGACTCACCCGCGAACGTGTCCGCCAGATCGAGATCGAAGCCCTCCGGAAGCTCCAGAGGCGTCTCGAGAGCGATCGCCCCCTTGCCGCTGTCCGTGCCCGTCAAGCCGTCGAGGCCGAGCGTAAACGCCAATCAGCCTGA
- a CDS encoding DUF2868 domain-containing protein: MLIGHALGGDARAAERCLLAWSRAQGADSTHASGFLWLIQMGILLVGAFLGGGLAGALLAYSGERPVNVLPLLVVFVLLPLVLSLLFIVGIVTQRWWPRLPVLGDLSTVWSTTRMMVARRWLERSLKVELSGPGIDRVWSPIAGWLGARWSLGLGLGFQSGGLVVLIGAVTLSDLAFGWATTLEVSNERVAQWVQASAEPWVWAWPPATVDYELIERSRVYRLPGDTTGVESGTREEGVILGGWWRYLLMAMLVYGLIPRLLTYGYAGWRVRHEARSAVLSLDGARDVLLGMLESPLPLGDGRSEGAVEAQGLARLDRQPAAVLWSEPGDCSQSWKSWVDDGWSGPSGSLNDLTILTQLTGSDHGDVLVIVPGWEPPMGDRLDDLSALRQRLGNRNQRIVVVLASPDSRALAEEEISDWRRCLLERGDHAMALSIAPVEEPRDA, translated from the coding sequence GTGCTTATCGGTCATGCGCTGGGAGGAGACGCCCGCGCCGCCGAACGATGTCTGTTGGCCTGGAGTCGTGCGCAAGGCGCCGACTCAACTCACGCCAGCGGGTTTCTCTGGTTGATCCAGATGGGCATCTTGCTGGTTGGTGCTTTCCTGGGTGGCGGCTTGGCTGGAGCTCTGCTGGCTTATAGCGGCGAGCGCCCTGTGAATGTGCTCCCGCTGCTGGTTGTATTCGTACTGCTTCCCCTCGTATTAAGCCTGCTTTTCATCGTGGGCATAGTGACCCAGCGCTGGTGGCCACGGCTGCCGGTGCTTGGCGATCTCTCCACCGTGTGGTCAACCACGCGAATGATGGTGGCTCGACGCTGGCTGGAACGATCGCTGAAGGTTGAACTCTCAGGACCCGGTATCGATCGCGTTTGGAGCCCAATCGCCGGCTGGTTGGGCGCACGATGGAGTCTGGGTCTCGGTCTCGGCTTTCAGTCGGGAGGGTTGGTGGTGCTTATTGGGGCGGTCACACTAAGCGACCTTGCTTTTGGGTGGGCGACGACGCTGGAGGTCTCCAACGAGCGAGTTGCCCAGTGGGTACAAGCCTCCGCAGAGCCCTGGGTCTGGGCTTGGCCGCCAGCCACGGTTGACTATGAACTGATTGAGCGTTCCAGGGTCTACCGGCTCCCTGGGGATACAACGGGAGTCGAATCCGGCACACGTGAGGAGGGCGTCATCCTCGGCGGATGGTGGCGCTACCTGCTCATGGCCATGCTGGTCTATGGGCTGATCCCGAGACTTTTGACCTATGGCTACGCCGGCTGGCGGGTGAGGCACGAAGCACGCTCAGCGGTGCTAAGTCTCGATGGTGCCCGCGATGTACTGCTGGGGATGCTCGAATCGCCACTTCCGCTTGGCGATGGTCGCTCTGAGGGTGCCGTTGAGGCTCAAGGCTTGGCACGACTCGATCGCCAACCGGCAGCCGTTCTGTGGAGCGAGCCCGGTGACTGCTCGCAGAGCTGGAAATCCTGGGTCGATGATGGGTGGTCAGGGCCTTCGGGTTCGCTGAATGATCTCACGATCCTGACGCAACTCACCGGCAGTGACCACGGCGATGTGCTGGTCATCGTGCCAGGTTGGGAACCGCCGATGGGCGATCGTCTGGATGACCTCTCGGCGTTGCGGCAGCGACTGGGTAACCGCAATCAACGGATCGTCGTCGTGCTCGCATCACCCGACTCCAGGGCACTGGCGGAGGAAGAGATCAGTGACTGGCGGCGATGCCTCCTTGAACGAGGTGATCACGCGATGGCGTTGTCGATCGCTCCCGTCGAGGAGCCTCGCGATGCATGA